The window CTTGAACCCAAATTATATTATTCAAGCCATTCGTAagtcttaatatttattaatataagttaaatttatattaaataaataaatttcgagttTTTCGAACATATTTTCGAATAATAATTTGAATAGTTCatgaacatgttcgaatatttcgagccgaactcgaacccgaaccctaattcaaatcgaacttgaaccaaacattttaaaatttcgaatcgagctcgaactcgaatatacctatttcaaGCCTTAATATTTTTTACATATTCAGCTCGATTCGATTCATTTACACTCATATATATGTCCTAGGAAAAGGGGATATAATGACCTTTTTACCCAGTAACACGCGTACTGTAAAATAATTCTTCATTTAATATGCTCCTTTGGCTTTTTTTAACAGTGATAATACGAAAAGAATAATCTATACTCCGCAAAAAATCAACACAGAAAAACAAATCAAATTATATATAGGAGTTTTGGGgaaatcaaaaaggaaaacaaatcaaaaTTATGTAGGTAGGAAGATCGAAAAGAATGAAgtaaatataaaaacaaaaacaatctcTATGCAAATGCGAATGAACAAGGAGCTTCTTTTAAGAAGGCAAGTAGCAAATGACTCAAAATCTTGACAAGGGAAAAGCAGTAAAAGACGAACGAGAGTTAACCCAGCATCCGAAGTCGTTGCCAGATGTTGTCTCGCTCCCCTCCGATCGAAACCACCAGACGCCGCTTCTGCTGCTGGAAATCGCTCCTCGCCAGAATCTGATAATACTCGACAGTCCGCCTGACCGGGCACTGGAATACCCGCCTCGTGACACCACCTCTGCCCGCGCCTCATCCGAGAACCTGTCGACGAGCGCCAACGAGAGGGCGGAGGTGGGACCTGCTCCGCGGGCGAAGCAGCTCGCAGAGACCGAAACGATCGGAATACGGACTTTCCCCATGTAAAGCGTGCAGATCTGATTTCAAAATGGACGAAATGAGGACACCCAGCAGACGCGAGAAGAACGGCGGAAGGCAGCGCGAGCGCACATGGAGAAAAGCCGAGAGCCGAAGAAGACACGGCCCATGGAAGAATGAAggaaactagagaggaagaattTGTAAGGGGAAAAGGATCTAGGGTTTTGGAAGGAATCCTTCGAAGAGGACGAGCGAGAGCGCGGCGAGATGGACGAAGAGCTGTAGGTACTCTCGGTATTTTTCAATAAACCCACTCTAATGTTTTCAATTACGATTAAACCCCTAAAAACTAACGAAAGAAGGATTGCTGCTTTTAGAGCCGTGGAAATAGTGCGATGAACGGTAAAGATCGATCTTGTAAGTTCCGGGCTTTAAAACCGCCTCACATCACAAAtatcaaaaactttaaaaaaccGGGAGATTGAACCCGACGTGAATCGAACACGCAACCTTCTGATCTGGAGTCAGACGCGCTACCATTGCGCCACGGATCCACATTATTCATCGGTTAGCAATATTGCTTTTATACATTTAACTCAGTAAATCGTatagaaaataaatattcatGACTGAGCTTGAgataaaacttaatttatttactTATCTAGCTGCGTTGCATTGACAATCTTAATCGCGATACTCATGTAGTATCAACAATATCCCGGTCCTCCAAACAAGAACTGTCCTCCTCCACTGCTTAAATCATCAAATTCACCCACGTCATAGCACCCACTGCTATAGTACTTGACCTCCTTATCGCCAACGGCTCTGTACACATTCCCCTCCCCCACAAGCTTCACTCTACCAAAGTAGCACGCCTCCCCTTCCCCAGCCTCGCAGTACCTCCCACTGCCCATTGGAGGACTCCATTCCCCTGAGCTGCTGTACGCTGAGCCTCCCCAGTTGATGAGATTAGCATGGGCGATCATAGTGCTGAACAGGGCCTTGGGCCAGTAACCTATCAACTTCTCTTCCTCTCCCATCACCAGCCACCAGTTCTCAGTCACTGGATCCTAATCCCGCCATTATGATCATAAAACTCAAAATCTCTCTCAACATTAATGTTCACTACTTTCAGAAAATATACAAATGCCCGCTTACTCTATATATCAGCAACCTGATGTAGTACTGAGTTCCATCAATCTGAGATAGTGGGCTTATGGTTCCGCCAAGAGGAACGTCCCTAGAAACTTGCACGAATCCTGGGCAATGAAGATCGTAGCAACCTTGCTTCTGAAACCCATCTGCCTGATGTGGAGGATGTTTAGATCATATATAATCAGCTTTGTTCTTTAAGAGTTCGATATTGACAACTACAGATAATAAGTGAGTTTGCATGACTTACAGTCCAGAATGTGAATAGACGAGTGTTGGTATCACCGTACAGTGGTGGATTCACCTGAAAGTCAATTGTTGGAGAAAACaaacaagcaaaaaaaaaaaaaaatctaatattaaTGAATTCGGTTGTTGTTATTGGAGTAAGCTTACTGTCCATCCCACTGTGATGCCATTGGTTTGCTCCAGAGGTCCAAGGCCATCGCCATCGTTGAGCACCCATATAGCACTTGAGCTGAATTGATCAGCTCCGACGTCCAACAAGCCGTACACGTTCAGGTCTGCTGCACTGCCGTAGTACTTGCCTCTTGCCATTTTGA is drawn from Zingiber officinale cultivar Zhangliang chromosome 1B, Zo_v1.1, whole genome shotgun sequence and contains these coding sequences:
- the LOC122043234 gene encoding uncharacterized protein LOC122043234; the protein is MFPTQQYIASIRGICVASGEERRVVNDTLSAHKHSIKAIENDFGDIYDCVDIYKQPAFDHPLLQNLTLQQHQLIDASLYADETNYFTAKCQPRQSHLKKLRLVCMNWMMLQFAQIKMARGKYYGSAADLNVYGLLDVGADQFSSSAIWVLNDGDGLGPLEQTNGITVGWTVNPPLYGDTNTRLFTFWTADGFQKQGCYDLHCPGFVQVSRDVPLGGTISPLSQIDGTQYYIRLLIYRDPVTENWWLVMGEEEKLIGYWPKALFSTMIAHANLINWGGSAYSSSGEWSPPMGSGRYCEAGEGEACYFGRVKLVGEGNVYRAVGDKEVKYYSSGCYDVGEFDDLSSGGGQFLFGGPGYC